A genomic segment from Candidatus Brocadia sp. encodes:
- a CDS encoding DUF559 domain-containing protein — translation MEKRIIVEVDGSQHCKEKDSERDQWFEGQGFKVLRFWNNEVLKNTQGVWEAIRKALLDSPSPNSSHRGRGS, via the coding sequence ATTGAAAAAAGAATAATAGTGGAGGTTGACGGAAGCCAACATTGTAAAGAAAAGGATAGCGAAAGGGATCAATGGTTTGAAGGGCAAGGCTTTAAAGTCCTAAGATTCTGGAATAATGAAGTTTTGAAGAATACTCAGGGAGTATGGGAAGCCATAAGAAAAGCATTGCTTGACTCACCCTCCCCTAACTCCTCCCATCGAGGGAGGGGAAGTTAA
- a CDS encoding ATP-binding cassette domain-containing protein, translated as MALLSLQDVTMGFGRPLLIEHANLQIERGERVCLLGRNGTGKSTLLKLINGDLTPDSGEIVRQKGLHTAYLSQEIPGELQGTVFNIVSGGFEMPDRSKSTRNIAPESKKQHQVKKVLSQMQLDADAEFNTLSSGLKRRVLLARGLVCDPDILLLDEPTNHLDVDSISWLEEFLLRYGGTLLFVTHDRTFLKKLATRIIELDRGRLSSWACDYETFLVRKQAVLDADESQQAVFDKKLAQEEIWIRQGIKARRTRNEGRVRALEDMRNVRRERRQVMGTVRMQTQEAERSGALVIKAEDVTYGYDTKPVISSFSAAIMRGDKIGIIGPNGSGKTTLLRLLLGELAPRQGNVRHGTRLNITYFDQLRAQLKEDKSVFDNVGDGNDIIIFNGKPRHVIGYLQDFLFSPDRVCIPVNALSGGERNRLLLARLFARPSNVLVMDEPTNDLDLETLELLEEWLLDYKGTLLLVSHDRTFLNNVVTSTFVFEGEGKVCEYIGGYDDWQRQNEGKKKDVPEKIPAKTEPVRRQCERPRKRTFKEQRELDALPQRIEALEAEQQQLYQTMSDPMFFQKGKDEIANVKARALSLERELAEAYQRWETLEKLQNT; from the coding sequence GTGGCATTGTTAAGCTTACAGGATGTAACGATGGGCTTTGGAAGGCCATTGTTGATCGAACATGCGAATTTGCAGATAGAACGGGGCGAAAGGGTATGCCTTCTTGGTCGCAATGGCACAGGTAAGTCTACCTTGCTCAAGCTGATCAATGGAGACCTGACTCCCGATTCAGGCGAAATTGTCAGGCAAAAGGGGCTGCACACCGCTTATCTTTCTCAGGAAATTCCCGGGGAATTACAGGGTACCGTATTCAACATCGTATCCGGCGGGTTTGAGATGCCGGATCGTAGTAAGTCTACACGGAATATCGCTCCGGAGTCGAAAAAACAGCATCAGGTCAAAAAGGTACTTTCGCAGATGCAATTAGATGCCGATGCCGAATTCAATACACTTTCGTCTGGTCTCAAACGCCGGGTGTTGCTTGCCAGGGGTCTGGTGTGTGATCCCGATATTCTGTTGCTTGACGAGCCTACCAATCATTTAGACGTTGATTCAATCAGCTGGCTGGAGGAGTTTCTCCTGCGTTACGGAGGCACGCTACTCTTTGTTACCCACGACCGTACGTTTCTGAAAAAACTGGCCACCCGCATTATTGAACTTGACCGGGGAAGGCTTTCAAGCTGGGCGTGTGATTATGAAACCTTTCTCGTGCGCAAGCAGGCAGTCCTCGATGCAGACGAGAGTCAGCAGGCCGTTTTTGACAAGAAACTGGCGCAGGAAGAGATATGGATCCGCCAGGGGATCAAGGCCAGACGTACCAGGAATGAAGGGCGTGTGCGGGCACTGGAAGATATGCGTAATGTCCGGCGGGAACGGCGCCAGGTCATGGGCACGGTGCGCATGCAGACCCAGGAAGCTGAACGATCTGGTGCCCTTGTGATAAAGGCTGAAGATGTCACCTACGGTTACGATACCAAACCGGTTATCAGCAGCTTTTCCGCAGCAATTATGCGGGGTGATAAGATCGGGATTATTGGTCCCAACGGATCGGGCAAGACCACGCTTCTGCGACTTCTGTTAGGAGAATTGGCTCCCCGGCAGGGCAATGTGCGCCATGGTACCCGTCTCAACATTACCTATTTCGACCAACTCCGCGCTCAATTGAAAGAGGATAAATCAGTTTTTGATAATGTCGGGGATGGAAACGACATCATCATCTTTAACGGCAAACCACGGCATGTTATCGGTTATTTGCAGGATTTTCTGTTTTCCCCGGATCGTGTATGCATACCAGTGAATGCCCTTTCGGGTGGGGAGCGTAACCGTCTCCTGCTGGCACGGCTATTTGCAAGGCCGTCCAATGTCCTTGTGATGGATGAACCCACGAACGATCTGGATTTAGAGACCTTAGAGCTTTTAGAAGAATGGCTTTTAGACTATAAGGGTACTCTTCTTCTCGTCAGCCATGATCGAACCTTCCTCAATAATGTAGTAACCAGTACCTTTGTGTTTGAAGGGGAAGGAAAGGTCTGTGAGTATATTGGCGGGTATGACGATTGGCAGCGTCAGAACGAAGGAAAAAAGAAAGATGTTCCGGAGAAAATTCCGGCAAAGACAGAACCGGTGCGCAGGCAATGCGAACGGCCCCGTAAGCGCACCTTTAAGGAACAACGTGAACTTGATGCCTTGCCACAACGTATTGAAGCCCTGGAAGCAGAACAGCAGCAACTCTACCAAACCATGAGTGACCCCATGTTTTTTCAAAAGGGGAAAGACGAGATTGCGAATGTCAAGGCCAGGGCATTATCCCTGGAACGCGAATTGGCAGAAGCCTATCAACGATGGGAGACTCTGGAAAAGTTACAGAATACGTAG
- a CDS encoding phosphoribosylamine--glycine ligase, whose translation MNDQKTLTPKNFLFVTIDALIADIAWHVAREGHNVKFYTESEEDKEVGDGFVQKVDNWEAEVAWADVIVFDDVLGQGAKAQRLRQQGKNVIGGTPYTDKLEDDRTFGQEELKKYGIPIVLYKEFTNFEDAVIYVHQNPGRYVIKPSGESQNTKGLLFVGEEEDGKDVIQVLEDYKKTLAKKIPVFQLQKRITGVEIAVGAFFNGKEFVYPINVNFEHKKLFPGNLGPSTGEMGTSMFWSGPNKIFNATLKKFEQKLTEEQYVGYIDINCIVNNNGIYPLEWTSRFGYPTISIQQEGMLTPIGEFLHGIATGRLKEFKTKKGFQIGVRRVVPPFPFNDKETFRIKSKDSIIHFKKKPAEGIHIEDVKLVNDEWIVTGNTGVVLIVCGTGQTMKEAQAQVYKRIKNIIIPHVYYRDDIGERWFEDSDKLHTWGYLRET comes from the coding sequence TTGAACGATCAGAAAACACTTACTCCGAAGAATTTTCTCTTCGTCACCATCGACGCTTTGATTGCTGACATCGCTTGGCACGTCGCCAGGGAAGGACACAACGTTAAGTTTTACACTGAAAGCGAAGAGGACAAAGAAGTCGGCGACGGATTTGTACAAAAAGTAGACAATTGGGAAGCCGAAGTCGCCTGGGCAGATGTGATCGTCTTCGACGACGTGCTCGGACAAGGAGCTAAAGCACAACGATTACGGCAACAAGGAAAAAATGTGATCGGAGGAACACCATACACGGACAAGCTCGAAGACGATCGCACCTTTGGACAAGAAGAACTCAAAAAGTATGGCATACCCATTGTCCTCTACAAAGAGTTCACAAACTTTGAAGATGCCGTGATCTACGTCCATCAAAACCCCGGACGTTACGTCATCAAGCCAAGCGGAGAATCACAAAACACGAAAGGACTCCTCTTCGTCGGAGAAGAAGAAGACGGAAAAGACGTCATACAAGTACTCGAAGATTACAAAAAAACACTTGCGAAAAAAATACCTGTCTTCCAACTCCAAAAACGCATCACGGGAGTAGAAATCGCAGTCGGAGCATTCTTCAACGGAAAAGAATTTGTCTACCCCATCAACGTCAACTTCGAACACAAAAAACTCTTTCCGGGAAACCTCGGACCATCAACAGGAGAAATGGGAACTTCGATGTTCTGGTCAGGACCGAATAAAATCTTCAACGCAACGCTCAAAAAATTCGAACAAAAACTTACAGAAGAGCAGTACGTAGGCTATATCGACATCAACTGCATCGTGAATAATAACGGCATCTACCCACTCGAGTGGACTTCGCGCTTTGGCTACCCCACCATCAGCATACAACAAGAAGGAATGCTCACACCCATCGGAGAATTTCTCCATGGCATTGCAACAGGAAGACTCAAAGAATTCAAAACCAAGAAAGGATTCCAAATAGGCGTACGACGCGTCGTACCACCATTCCCCTTCAACGATAAAGAAACATTCAGGATCAAATCAAAGGACTCCATCATTCACTTCAAGAAAAAACCAGCAGAGGGAATACACATAGAAGACGTTAAACTCGTCAACGACGAATGGATTGTCACAGGAAACACAGGAGTCGTGCTCATCGTATGTGGAACAGGACAAACAATGAAAGAAGCACAAGCACAAGTCTACAAAAGAATCAAAAACATCATCATACCGCACGTCTACTACAGAGACGACATCGGCGAGCGATGGTTCGAAGATTCAGACAAACTCCACACCTGGGGATATTTGAGAGAAACATGA
- a CDS encoding helix-turn-helix domain-containing protein has protein sequence MKNSNTISLKTDNLSVETEGARRATGVSPGGAIQSGHFPDPEVTEKAVRRKFTATYKLRILQEAEACTTQGQIGALLRREGLYSSNLTTWRRQQEKGAREALSPKHRGPKAKNMDPSVCRIAELEKENLQLKEKLKQAETIIDVQKKLSEILQIPLDPTGEKI, from the coding sequence ATGAAAAACAGTAATACAATAAGTCTGAAAACAGATAACCTGTCTGTGGAAACGGAAGGAGCCCGTAGGGCGACTGGAGTTTCCCCTGGCGGCGCAATCCAAAGCGGTCATTTTCCTGACCCTGAGGTAACCGAGAAGGCTGTTCGCCGGAAATTCACCGCAACATACAAACTCCGCATCCTTCAAGAGGCGGAAGCATGTACTACACAGGGTCAAATTGGGGCGCTTTTACGCCGTGAAGGACTCTACTCGTCTAACCTCACCACATGGCGTCGTCAACAGGAGAAAGGCGCCCGGGAAGCGCTTTCCCCAAAACATCGTGGTCCAAAGGCGAAAAACATGGATCCTTCCGTTTGTCGTATTGCTGAACTGGAAAAAGAAAACCTGCAACTGAAAGAGAAACTCAAACAGGCAGAAACCATTATTGACGTCCAAAAAAAACTCTCGGAAATACTTCAGATACCGCTCGATCCAACAGGAGAGAAGATATGA
- a CDS encoding DUF3800 domain-containing protein yields MFIYLDESGDLGFDFSKKKTTKKFVITLLVCNSDMARKEFTKAVRRTLKNKLNQKKKNSRQITELKGINTTLEIKRYFFRKYENNDMEWYKVYGDKVRFETEYLR; encoded by the coding sequence ATGTTTATTTATCTCGATGAATCGGGTGATCTTGGTTTTGATTTTAGTAAGAAAAAGACAACAAAAAAGTTTGTTATTACTCTTTTAGTCTGTAATTCTGATATGGCACGAAAAGAGTTTACAAAAGCAGTAAGGCGTACTCTCAAAAACAAATTGAATCAGAAAAAGAAAAACTCACGACAGATAACAGAACTTAAAGGAATTAATACTACACTAGAAATAAAAAGGTACTTTTTCAGAAAGTACGAAAACAATGACATGGAATGGTATAAAGTTTATGGTGATAAGGTCAGATTTGAAACAGAGTATTTAAGATGA
- a CDS encoding radical SAM protein, producing the protein MGIRNDVPEIPIIRPPSEWRSLLVRITRGCKWNRCRFCGIYPYLGEPGFSVRSVAEIKRDIDLLKLRHPDAETAFFGDADPLQAGVDTFVEIAGYLRNALPIKRLTCYARVSTLWKFKRDAITMLAQAGLNRLHIGLESGDAETLRFHRKGQTPEMVKETAAWLKEAGIEISFYVLLGLSGRDHWQRHIQETARIINETEPEFVRIRRLWPYENNNSSSGPESPLLHEIRTGNFIPQTPEGTVLELRLLIERLHDLSTFVTCDHGNNYVQVSGRVDEDKQAMLAKIDAFLALPESDREAHYRAIGSRI; encoded by the coding sequence ATGGGTATAAGAAACGACGTTCCTGAAATACCGATCATTCGTCCGCCAAGCGAGTGGCGCAGCCTGCTCGTGCGTATTACGAGGGGGTGTAAATGGAACCGATGCCGTTTCTGCGGCATCTATCCCTACCTTGGAGAGCCGGGATTTTCCGTTCGGTCGGTGGCTGAGATCAAACGCGATATCGATCTTCTCAAACTTCGCCATCCCGATGCGGAAACTGCATTCTTCGGTGATGCCGACCCTCTGCAGGCAGGTGTTGATACCTTTGTCGAAATTGCCGGATACCTTCGCAATGCCTTGCCGATTAAGAGGCTTACCTGTTATGCCCGGGTATCGACACTCTGGAAATTCAAAAGAGATGCAATCACGATGCTTGCGCAGGCAGGTCTGAACAGGTTACATATCGGTCTTGAATCCGGAGACGCCGAAACCCTGCGCTTTCACCGGAAAGGGCAAACGCCTGAAATGGTGAAGGAAACAGCAGCCTGGCTTAAGGAAGCGGGCATCGAAATATCCTTTTATGTACTCCTGGGACTGAGTGGCAGGGATCATTGGCAGCGGCACATTCAGGAGACGGCAAGGATCATCAATGAAACCGAACCTGAATTCGTGCGCATCAGGAGACTGTGGCCGTATGAAAACAATAACTCGTCTTCCGGACCGGAATCCCCGCTTCTCCATGAAATACGAACCGGTAATTTTATTCCGCAAACCCCGGAAGGCACCGTCCTGGAACTCAGGCTGCTGATTGAACGGCTTCACGACCTTTCCACGTTTGTCACCTGCGATCATGGAAACAACTATGTCCAGGTATCCGGCAGGGTAGATGAGGACAAGCAAGCGATGCTTGCAAAAATTGACGCCTTCCTTGCACTTCCGGAAAGTGACAGGGAAGCACACTATCGGGCAATCGGCTCACGGATTTAA
- a CDS encoding MBL fold metallo-hydrolase, translated as MMIHDLILKRFTVGSFPINGYLVADPMTRVGAFIDPGGFSEEIEAFVKERKILLQHLFITHGHWDHTEGLTEFTSRYQLQSYAGEGEVDTVSHSLRGGETIKVGHLRIHALPIPGHTPCGISYYVSGCVFTGDALFCGTVGGTGSLKEAKRQIDHIRKHIFSLPDETMVFPAHGPMTTVGIEKYTNPFFR; from the coding sequence ATGATGATACACGATCTGATATTGAAACGCTTTACGGTAGGGAGCTTCCCGATTAACGGGTATTTGGTGGCCGATCCCATGACACGGGTCGGGGCATTTATCGATCCGGGCGGTTTCAGCGAAGAGATTGAGGCATTTGTTAAAGAGCGAAAAATCCTACTGCAGCATCTTTTTATTACGCATGGCCACTGGGACCATACCGAAGGGTTAACGGAGTTTACCAGCCGCTACCAGCTACAAAGCTATGCCGGAGAGGGGGAGGTAGATACTGTCAGCCATTCGTTGCGGGGTGGCGAGACCATCAAGGTCGGACATTTACGAATTCATGCACTCCCCATCCCGGGGCACACACCGTGTGGCATCTCGTACTACGTGTCCGGTTGCGTGTTTACCGGTGATGCCCTTTTTTGCGGTACGGTGGGTGGCACCGGTTCATTAAAAGAGGCCAAACGCCAGATCGACCATATCCGCAAGCACATCTTTTCCTTGCCGGACGAGACCATGGTATTTCCTGCCCACGGGCCCATGACTACCGTGGGTATTGAAAAATACACCAATCCCTTTTTCAGATAA
- a CDS encoding cytochrome-c peroxidase — MQGGAVSERSKEPIQPIRISFDYDTANIELGKKLFFEPRLSKSGWITCNSCHNLSTGGVDNLPTSIGHKWMLGPINSSTVLNAKFSLAQFWDGRAKDLKEQAKGPIANPMEMASNHELAVGVLQSIPAYVHWFKEVYKDDKITIDNVADAIAAFEETLTTPNSRFDAWLNGYDDKISESEKEGYDLFKAKGCITCHNGFGVGGNSFHKFGVAKPYDKDTQTLGRYNVTKEEKDKYAFKVPLLRNIELTAPYFHDASAWSLHEAVKIMAEYQLGGTFTEDETDKIVAFLRTLTGDQPSILFPILPPSTTNTQKPDRN; from the coding sequence ATGCAGGGTGGCGCTGTATCAGAACGTTCAAAGGAACCTATCCAGCCAATTCGTATCAGCTTTGATTACGACACCGCAAACATAGAATTAGGAAAGAAATTGTTTTTTGAACCCAGATTGTCCAAATCCGGCTGGATCACATGCAATTCCTGCCATAATCTCTCAACGGGCGGTGTGGATAATTTGCCCACCTCAATCGGACATAAATGGATGCTTGGCCCGATAAACTCATCCACCGTCCTGAATGCAAAATTCAGTCTGGCACAATTCTGGGATGGACGTGCCAAGGACCTGAAAGAACAGGCAAAAGGTCCCATAGCCAATCCTATGGAAATGGCTTCAAACCATGAGCTTGCCGTGGGCGTATTGCAATCGATACCGGCATATGTGCACTGGTTTAAAGAAGTGTATAAAGATGATAAAATTACCATTGATAACGTCGCTGACGCTATTGCGGCATTTGAAGAGACGCTAACTACACCAAACTCAAGATTTGATGCGTGGTTAAACGGCTACGATGACAAAATTTCAGAATCGGAAAAGGAAGGATATGATCTCTTTAAGGCTAAAGGGTGTATAACCTGCCATAACGGTTTTGGTGTAGGCGGAAACTCTTTTCACAAATTTGGAGTTGCAAAACCGTACGACAAGGACACCCAGACCCTTGGCAGATACAACGTAACAAAAGAGGAAAAAGATAAATACGCGTTTAAAGTGCCCCTGCTGAGAAATATCGAATTAACAGCCCCCTATTTCCACGACGCAAGCGCATGGAGCTTGCATGAGGCAGTTAAAATCATGGCAGAATATCAGCTGGGAGGAACATTTACTGAGGATGAAACCGATAAAATTGTTGCTTTCCTGAGAACCTTAACCGGAGACCAGCCGTCTATTCTTTTTCCCATTCTGCCGCCTTCAACTACTAATACTCAGAAGCCGGATAGGAATTGA
- a CDS encoding pentapeptide repeat-containing protein, translated as MSHTEENQHQDKTIFIQETLSGLNLTQEDFSNRRLIGSTVQSFKMQDGRCRYLRAQDTRFQNFSVDHVLCDQGHYQDCAWTGLEVRNSFFSESHFSGCTFEATKGELSSFGLSVFSGCKLRGSRLREVSLSGTWWQGCRFEEEDYFFARFPSSVFIETTFAGCRLQKAIFRAATFIRCTFEKCTLNESVFHKARFIDTKWIDTDIQQAANLERVRYD; from the coding sequence ATGAGTCATACGGAAGAAAATCAACATCAGGATAAAACGATATTTATTCAGGAAACCCTTTCCGGGTTGAACCTAACGCAGGAGGATTTCTCTAACCGGCGCCTGATTGGTAGTACAGTTCAGTCCTTCAAGATGCAGGATGGGCGTTGCCGTTATCTCCGAGCGCAGGATACCCGTTTCCAAAATTTTTCCGTTGACCACGTCCTGTGTGATCAGGGACATTATCAGGATTGCGCATGGACAGGTTTGGAAGTACGGAATTCTTTTTTTAGCGAAAGTCATTTTTCCGGATGTACGTTTGAGGCGACAAAGGGAGAACTCAGTTCGTTTGGCCTATCAGTTTTTTCCGGCTGCAAACTCCGTGGTTCCCGGCTCAGAGAGGTCTCCTTGAGCGGCACCTGGTGGCAAGGCTGCCGGTTTGAAGAGGAAGATTATTTCTTTGCCCGATTTCCCTCGTCGGTCTTTATTGAAACAACGTTCGCGGGATGCCGTTTGCAAAAGGCCATTTTCCGTGCGGCAACCTTCATCCGCTGCACTTTTGAGAAATGCACACTCAACGAATCGGTATTCCACAAGGCCAGATTTATCGACACGAAGTGGATTGACACCGACATTCAGCAGGCGGCCAACCTGGAGCGGGTTCGGTATGATTAG
- a CDS encoding type II toxin-antitoxin system VapC family toxin, producing MKFMLDTNICIYLIKRRSEKIIENLKKYTAGEIGISSITLAELQYGVAKSQHKKQNRIALEEFVLPLEIVPFDEKAAETYGIIRSQLEKTGKPIGSLDTLIGAHALSVGVTLITNNIREFKRIKSLKVVDWTV from the coding sequence ATGAAGTTCATGCTTGATACCAATATCTGTATTTACCTCATCAAACGCCGGTCTGAGAAAATTATAGAAAATCTTAAAAAATATACCGCAGGTGAAATAGGCATCTCTTCTATTACTCTCGCAGAACTTCAATACGGTGTTGCCAAAAGTCAGCACAAGAAACAAAATAGAATTGCCCTTGAAGAATTTGTCCTGCCTCTTGAAATTGTCCCTTTTGACGAGAAGGCGGCAGAAACTTATGGAATAATCCGTTCGCAACTTGAAAAGACCGGTAAACCTATCGGCTCTCTGGATACATTGATTGGGGCGCATGCCCTGAGTGTCGGCGTAACCCTTATTACTAACAATATCAGGGAATTTAAGCGTATAAAGAGCTTAAAGGTTGTGGACTGGACTGTCTGA
- a CDS encoding type II toxin-antitoxin system MqsA family antitoxin: MLLLKTNFVTLNTVLNNMNTCSVCHGKTIQKYITYTQWYQGELVAVEHVPAEVCENCNEEYFSPETVDKLQNTIDNQFIA; encoded by the coding sequence ATGCTTTTGCTGAAAACAAATTTCGTTACACTAAACACGGTGCTGAACAATATGAATACCTGTTCTGTATGTCATGGAAAAACCATCCAGAAATATATTACCTACACTCAATGGTATCAGGGGGAATTGGTTGCAGTAGAACATGTGCCAGCTGAGGTATGTGAAAACTGTAATGAAGAATATTTTTCTCCTGAAACCGTTGATAAGCTTCAAAATACAATTGACAATCAATTTATAGCTTGA
- a CDS encoding antitoxin: MKTAKLFKNGESQAVRLPKEFRFKGDHVFIKKEGDIVLLIPEKKIWDTLIKSLEKFSDDFMSERTQPETQKREGMFDEVHA, encoded by the coding sequence ATGAAGACGGCAAAGCTTTTTAAAAATGGCGAGAGCCAGGCTGTGCGGTTGCCAAAAGAGTTCAGATTCAAAGGCGATCATGTTTTTATTAAAAAAGAAGGGGACATCGTTCTCCTTATTCCCGAAAAAAAGATATGGGACACACTTATCAAGAGTCTCGAAAAATTTTCTGATGATTTTATGAGTGAAAGAACTCAGCCTGAAACGCAAAAGCGCGAGGGAATGTTTGATGAAGTTCATGCTTGA